Proteins found in one Etheostoma spectabile isolate EspeVRDwgs_2016 chromosome 14, UIUC_Espe_1.0, whole genome shotgun sequence genomic segment:
- the laptm4b gene encoding lysosomal-associated transmembrane protein 4B isoform X2 codes for MMISPWDRWYSTSCCLCCHVRTGTIILGIWYMLINAVVLLILLSALNDPVQYRYHLTSSELGTDIDVMDDANICIATAISLLMILICGMATYGAYKQHAAWIIPFFCYQIFDFALNTLVAISVVVYPNTVQDYLQQLPGTFPYKEDIMSTNNMCLVFAVLLFIGCILSFKAYLIGCVWNCYRYVSGRGTTEVLVYVTTNDTTVLLPPYEEAIAIPPKEPPPQYMEA; via the exons ATGATGATTTCACCGTGGGACCGGTGGTACTCGACGAGCTGCTGCCTCTGCTGCCATGTACGGACGGGCACCATTATTCTGGGAATATGGTATATG CTCATCAACGCGGTGGTCCTACTCATCTTGTTGTCAGCTCTCAATGACCCAGTTCAATACCGCTACCACCTTACCAGCTCTGAGCTGGGTACTGACATCGATGTCATGGACGATGCAA ATATCTGCATAGCCACTGCAATATCCCTCCTCATGATTCTCATATGTGGCATGGCAACATATGGTGCTTACAag CAACATGCTGCTTGGATCATTCCATTCTTCTGCTACCAAATCTTTGACTTTGCCCTTAACACACTGGTAGCCATTAGTGTGGTCGTTTATCCCAACACAGTGCAGGACTACCTCCAGCAGCTG CCAGGGACATTCCCTTACAAAGAGGACATTATGTCCACCAACAACATGTGCCTAGTTTTTGCAGTTCTCCTATTCATTGGCTGCATCCTCTCCTTCAAG GCCTACCTGATTGGCTGTGTGTGGAACTGCTACAGATATGTGAGCGGCAGGGGCACTACGGAGGTTCTGGTTTATGTCACAACCAATGACACCACG GTGTTGCTGCCACCATACGAGGAGGCCATTGCCATACCACCGaaggagccccccccccagtatATGGAGGCATGA
- the rrm2b gene encoding ribonucleoside-diphosphate reductase subunit M2 B isoform X2: MYKQAQASFWTVEEVDLTKDLPHWDRLKPEEKHFISHVLAFFAASDGIVNENLVQRFCQEVQVPEARSFYSFQILIETVHSEMYSMLINTYIRDLKERDNLFNATQTMPCVRRKADWALQWINDSKSTFGERIVAFAAVEGIFFSGSFAAIYWLKKRGLMPGLTYSNELISRDEGLHCNFACLLYSYLVKKPSEDRVKDIITKAVSIEQEFLTEALPVDLIGINCCLMKQYIEYVANRLLADLGLAKVYQAENPFDFMESISLEGKTNFFEKRVGEYQRFGVMSSMTDCEFTLDADF; this comes from the exons ATGTACAAGCAGGCACAGGCCTCTTTCTGGACCGTGGAGGAG GTTGATCTAACCAAAGACTTGCCACACTGGGACCGTTTGAAACCTGAGGAGAAACACTTCATCTCCCATGTGCTCGCCTTCTTCGCTGCAAGTGATGGTATCGTCAATGAAAACCTG GTGCAGAGGTTTTGCCAGGAGGTGCAGGTCCCTGAAGCACGCTCCTTCTACAGCTTCCAGATCCTTATAGAGACTGTTCACTCAGAGATGTACAGCATGCTCATCAACACTTACATCAGGGACCTGAAGGagag GGACAACTTATTTAACGCCACTCAGACCATGCCTTGTGTGAGACGAAAAGCAGACTGGGCCCTCCAGTGGATAAATGACAGCAAATCTACATTTG GAGAGCGAATTGTGGCTTTTGCAGCAGTGGAGGGCATCTTCTTCTCTGGTTCATTCGCTGCCATCTATTGGCTCAAGAAGAGAGGACTCATGCCTGGCCTCACCTACTCCAACGAGCTGATTAGCAGGGATGAG GGCCTGCATTGTAACTTTGCCTGCCTGCTGTACAGCTACCTGGTGAAGAAACCATCAGAGGACAGAGTAAAGGACATCATCACCAAAGCTGTTAGCATTGAGCAG GAGTTTTTAACAGAGGCCTTGCCAGTGGATCTCATTGGAATCAACTGTTGTCTTATGAAGCAGTACATTGAGTATGTGGCCAACCGGCTTCTCGCTGACCTCGGACTGGCCAAG GTCTACCAAGCTGAAAATCCATTTGACTTCATGGAGTCCATTTCATTAGAAGGGAAAACCAACTTCTTTGAGAAACGAGTAGGGGAGTATCAGAGATTTGGAGTTATGTCAAGCATGACGGACTGTGAATTCACTCTGGATGCGGACTTCTGA
- the mtdha gene encoding metadherin a translates to MMAGDLQGFALEKAELLSSRLKELLSSGQGYVRTQFGVDLGLKPDVYPTWVILSTASVGLLLLLCLSWAAVCGGLFVGKKRGSPVTQGIREPSKANLAKTAKPEEQKKRNKKKTLEKNTQSNGQPVAVPPEEVTLIDVVSKLTPQIITKKVHEVQAPVQVKKNKKKAKTVVNPVQHVSTNDGKEPDDGAWETKVSNREKRQQRRKDKGPEDSGGPGGVEASKSIVEAPVATALTNTKKNRGNHESLHPRTTGKVETASGAVSSSWREEPSVNAGDWTHVNMSVKIPAQVGAMDGTKWSTIPTTAHYRAQPKPQSWRQETQAWSGIDGRIKNDLNPVTFSMLGRNTTDPISNSVDLQWARFPDVDDEWSGLNGVAAVDPSSDWNAPEEHWGNYEEPPVLVTSAPPLKEQHVPNKPVLEDEKDTDDPSGGAAKSKKNRKKKKKTEEEAASEAQTGSPVPLVHTVPKPQEPPELASKKQNPSISSAQKKSEQIVEPLKPSLKKKVRRET, encoded by the exons ATGATGGCTGGGGACTTGCAAGGTTTTGCGCTAGAAAAAGCTGAACTGCTTTCCAGCCGTTTAAAGGAGCTCCTGTCTTCCGGACAAGGATATGTTCGGACTCAGTTCGGGGTAGATTTGGGTCTGAAGCCTGATGTGTACCCGACGTGGGTCATCCTGTCTACGGCCTCGGTGGGTCTCCTGCTGCTACTCTGTCTGTCCTGGGCTGCCGTCTGTGGCGGTCTGTTTGTCGGGAAAAAGCGGGGATCCCCGGTCACCCAAGGCATCAGGGAGCCTAGCAAGGCCAATTTAGCTAAAACTGCCAAACCGGAAGAACAGAAGAAgaggaacaaaaagaaaacgcTTGAAAAG AACACTCAATCCAATGGACAACCAGTGGCTGTACCTCCAGAGGAAGTTACATTGATAGATGTGGTTTCCAAACTAACTCCGCAGATCATAACCAAGAAG GTGCATGAGGTACAGGCCCCAGTGCAGGTgaaaaagaacaagaagaaaGCCAAGACAGTTGTCAATCCAGTCCAGCATGTTTCTACAAATGATGGGAAGGAACCTGATGATG GTGCATGGGAGACCAAAGTCAGCAACCGTGAGAAGAGGCAGCAGCGCAGGAAGGACAAGGGCCCTGAGGACTCTGGTGGCCCAGGAGGGGTTGAGGCTTCCAAGAGCATCGTGGAGGCACCTGTGGCCACAGCCCTTACCAACACCAAGAAGAACAGAGGAAACCATG AGTCCCTGCATCCAAGAACCACTGGAAAGGTGGAGACAGCCAGTGGAGCTG TGTCCTCCAGCTGGAGAGAGGAGCCTTCAGTCAATGCTGGAGATTGGActcatgtcaacatgtctgtgAAGATCCCTGCTCAGGTGGGGGCTATGGACGGAACCAAGTGGAGTACCATCCCCACAACTGCACATTACAGGGCTCAACCAAAGCCTCAGTCCTGGAGACAGGAGACGCAAG CATGGAGTGGCATTGATGGTCGGATTAAGAATGACCTCAACCCTGTGACCTTCTCCATGCTGGGACGAAACACCACAG ACCCAATATCAAATTCAGTGGATCTGCAGTGGGCGAGGTTCCCTGATGTTGATGATGAATGGTCTGGATTAA ATGGGGTAGCAGCAGTGGACCCCAGCTCTGACTGGAATGCCCCAGAAGAGCACTGGGGAAACTATGAAGAGCCCCCTGTGTTGGTGACCTCAGCGCCTCCATTGAAAGAACAGCATGTCCCCAACAAG CCAGTATTGGAGGATGAGAAGGACACTGACGATCCGTCCGGTGGAGCAGCCAAATCCAAGAAGaacaggaaaaagaagaagaaaacagaagagGAAGCTGCATCTGAGGCTCAG ACGGGGAGCCCCGTGCCCCTGGTCCACACAGTACCCAAACCCCAAGAGCCTCCTGAGCTGGCCTCCAAAAAGCAAAACCCCAGCATATCCTCTGCTCAGA AAAAATCCGAGCAGATTGTGGAGCCTCTGAAGCCCTCCCTAAAGAAAAAGGTCCGAAgggaaacatga
- the rrm2b gene encoding ribonucleoside-diphosphate reductase subunit M2 B isoform X1 gives MDLMNINRQSDKESNGFKDKDPDCRNGSEKEEEPLLRENPRRFVIFPIQYPDIWKMYKQAQASFWTVEEVDLTKDLPHWDRLKPEEKHFISHVLAFFAASDGIVNENLVQRFCQEVQVPEARSFYSFQILIETVHSEMYSMLINTYIRDLKERDNLFNATQTMPCVRRKADWALQWINDSKSTFGERIVAFAAVEGIFFSGSFAAIYWLKKRGLMPGLTYSNELISRDEGLHCNFACLLYSYLVKKPSEDRVKDIITKAVSIEQEFLTEALPVDLIGINCCLMKQYIEYVANRLLADLGLAKVYQAENPFDFMESISLEGKTNFFEKRVGEYQRFGVMSSMTDCEFTLDADF, from the exons AATGGCTTCAAAGATAAAGACCCAGACTGCCGAAATGGttcagagaaagaggaagaaccTTTGCTCCGAGAAAACCCCAGACGGTTTGTCATCTTCCCCATCCAGTACCCCGACATCTGGAAGATGTACAAGCAGGCACAGGCCTCTTTCTGGACCGTGGAGGAG GTTGATCTAACCAAAGACTTGCCACACTGGGACCGTTTGAAACCTGAGGAGAAACACTTCATCTCCCATGTGCTCGCCTTCTTCGCTGCAAGTGATGGTATCGTCAATGAAAACCTG GTGCAGAGGTTTTGCCAGGAGGTGCAGGTCCCTGAAGCACGCTCCTTCTACAGCTTCCAGATCCTTATAGAGACTGTTCACTCAGAGATGTACAGCATGCTCATCAACACTTACATCAGGGACCTGAAGGagag GGACAACTTATTTAACGCCACTCAGACCATGCCTTGTGTGAGACGAAAAGCAGACTGGGCCCTCCAGTGGATAAATGACAGCAAATCTACATTTG GAGAGCGAATTGTGGCTTTTGCAGCAGTGGAGGGCATCTTCTTCTCTGGTTCATTCGCTGCCATCTATTGGCTCAAGAAGAGAGGACTCATGCCTGGCCTCACCTACTCCAACGAGCTGATTAGCAGGGATGAG GGCCTGCATTGTAACTTTGCCTGCCTGCTGTACAGCTACCTGGTGAAGAAACCATCAGAGGACAGAGTAAAGGACATCATCACCAAAGCTGTTAGCATTGAGCAG GAGTTTTTAACAGAGGCCTTGCCAGTGGATCTCATTGGAATCAACTGTTGTCTTATGAAGCAGTACATTGAGTATGTGGCCAACCGGCTTCTCGCTGACCTCGGACTGGCCAAG GTCTACCAAGCTGAAAATCCATTTGACTTCATGGAGTCCATTTCATTAGAAGGGAAAACCAACTTCTTTGAGAAACGAGTAGGGGAGTATCAGAGATTTGGAGTTATGTCAAGCATGACGGACTGTGAATTCACTCTGGATGCGGACTTCTGA
- the laptm4b gene encoding lysosomal-associated transmembrane protein 4B isoform X1: protein MMISPWDRWYSTSCCLCCHVRTGTIILGIWYMLINAVVLLILLSALNDPVQYRYHLTSSELGTDIDVMDDANICIATAISLLMILICGMATYGAYKQHAAWIIPFFCYQIFDFALNTLVAISVVVYPNTVQDYLQQLPGTFPYKEDIMSTNNMCLVFAVLLFIGCILSFKAYLIGCVWNCYRYVSGRGTTEVLVYVTTNDTTLNELTPFNVQGVAATIRGGHCHTTEGAPPPVYGGMRDVLDPGPHTLNTYHISLQRSLEDVERQDKTMS, encoded by the exons ATGATGATTTCACCGTGGGACCGGTGGTACTCGACGAGCTGCTGCCTCTGCTGCCATGTACGGACGGGCACCATTATTCTGGGAATATGGTATATG CTCATCAACGCGGTGGTCCTACTCATCTTGTTGTCAGCTCTCAATGACCCAGTTCAATACCGCTACCACCTTACCAGCTCTGAGCTGGGTACTGACATCGATGTCATGGACGATGCAA ATATCTGCATAGCCACTGCAATATCCCTCCTCATGATTCTCATATGTGGCATGGCAACATATGGTGCTTACAag CAACATGCTGCTTGGATCATTCCATTCTTCTGCTACCAAATCTTTGACTTTGCCCTTAACACACTGGTAGCCATTAGTGTGGTCGTTTATCCCAACACAGTGCAGGACTACCTCCAGCAGCTG CCAGGGACATTCCCTTACAAAGAGGACATTATGTCCACCAACAACATGTGCCTAGTTTTTGCAGTTCTCCTATTCATTGGCTGCATCCTCTCCTTCAAG GCCTACCTGATTGGCTGTGTGTGGAACTGCTACAGATATGTGAGCGGCAGGGGCACTACGGAGGTTCTGGTTTATGTCACAACCAATGACACCACG CTCAATGAGTTGACACCTTTTAATGTACAAG GTGTTGCTGCCACCATACGAGGAGGCCATTGCCATACCACCGaaggagccccccccccagtatATGGAGGCATGAGAGACGTCCTCGATCCTGGACCCCATACCCTAAACACCTACCACATCTCCCTCCAACGCTCGCTGGAAGATGTtgaaagacaagacaaaacaatgtcTTAG